In Panthera tigris isolate Pti1 chromosome C1, P.tigris_Pti1_mat1.1, whole genome shotgun sequence, the following proteins share a genomic window:
- the LOC122241542 gene encoding uncharacterized protein LOC122241542 isoform X1, whose protein sequence is MGATAFRVGLPAPLRATVGGRLPACRTQRVTSPAAPLTARAGAFPAPICASVRQAHTTRASGASQHRQVARPFPCTSSPSRGGRTAWQQESGGLGTQEARGSDPSSASSYVSDLGKWHDHPVPQFIRRTGHQEHRSHVWQEKERKPQALGTALCWILAHIRGVGATTGRAKARRQACLPLNPLSFSLRRSAPRYSLPDFEILSQQEVLVPTCHTAQASWEGDAPTQPRPIRVDSCQTRCYRAGVASVTRNVRLTKPTPGSASHLVPITPPHHTCVVLAREAGGSLGGNAEQGEEARLLLTQWEEQRLWTPVTYCCVILGGWLHLSEHVSSPTQRGCKPTLWGWLVAAVKAPLLRTSNSSHSSSHEHHFVSKDFIPRSCANYYPA, encoded by the exons ATGGGGGCCACGGCTTTCAGAGTggggctccctgcccctctcagGGCCACAGTGGGCGGCCGGCTGCCCGCCTGCAGGACCCAGAGGGTCACAAGCCCGGCAGCTCCCCTCACCGCACGTGCAGGGGCGTTCCCGGCGCCCATCTGCGCCTCCGTTCGGCAGGCCCATACGACACGGGcttctggggcaagccagcatCGCCAGGTGGCGCGGCCCTTTCCCTGTACGTCGTCACCCTCACGGGGAGGCAGGACGGCATGGCAGCAGGAGAGCGGTGGACTCGGGACCCAGGAGGCCCGGGGTtcggatcccagctctgcctcctcctACGTGTCTGACCTGGGCAAGTGGCACGAccaccctgtgcctcagtttatcaGGAGAACGGGACACCAAGAACACCGCTCTCACGTGTGGCAGGAGAAAGAGCGAAAGCCCCAGGCACTCGGTACTGCTCTTTGCTGGATTCTGGCGCACATCCGTGGGGTGGGTGCCACCACTGGCAGAGCCAAGGCCAGACGCCAAGCCTGTCTGCCGCTGAACCCCCTGTCGTTTTCCCTCCGCCGCTCTGCCCCCCGCTATTCCCTCCCGGACTTTGAAATCCTGTCTCAGCAGGAAGTGCTGGTCCCCACCTGCCACACTGCCCAGGCCTCGTGGGAGGGTGACGCCCCCACGCAGCCCCGGCCAATCAGGGTGGACTCTTGCCAAACCAGATGCTACCGAGCTGGCGTTGCCTCAGTGACCAGGAATGTCCGCCTCACAAAGCCCACCCCAGGCTCGGCCTCGCATCTGGTCCCCATTACCCCCCCTCACCACACATGTGTCGTGCTTGCCCGGGAGGctggggggagcctgggaggaaatgccgagcagggagaggaggcccGACTCCTGCTGacg CAGTGGGAAGAGCAAAGGTTGTGGACCCCTGTGACTTACTGCTGCGTGATCCTGGGAGGgtggcttcacctctctgagcatGTTTCCTCACCTACCCAACGGGGATGCAAACCTACTTTGTGGGGCTGGCTG GTGGCGGCAGTGAAGGCCCCGCTGCTGCGAACGAGTAacagcagccacagcagcagcCACGAACACCACTTCGTGAGCAAGGACTTCATTCCAAGGTCCTGTGCCAACTACTACCCCGCATGA
- the LOC122241542 gene encoding uncharacterized protein LOC122241542 isoform X2: MGATAFRVGLPAPLRATVGGRLPACRTQRVTSPAAPLTARAGAFPAPICASVRQAHTTRASGASQHRQVARPFPCTSSPSRGGRTAWQQESGGLGTQEARGSDPSSASSYVSDLGKWHDHPVPQFIRRTGHQEHRSHVWQEKERKPQALGTALCWILAHIRGVGATTGRAKARRQACLPLNPLSFSLRRSAPRYSLPDFEILSQQEVLVPTCHTAQASWEGDAPTQPRPIRVDSCQTRCYRAGVASVTRNVRLTKPTPGSASHLVPITPPHHTCVVLAREAGGSLGGNAEQGEEARLLLTWEEQRLWTPVTYCCVILGGWLHLSEHVSSPTQRGCKPTLWGWLVAAVKAPLLRTSNSSHSSSHEHHFVSKDFIPRSCANYYPA, encoded by the exons ATGGGGGCCACGGCTTTCAGAGTggggctccctgcccctctcagGGCCACAGTGGGCGGCCGGCTGCCCGCCTGCAGGACCCAGAGGGTCACAAGCCCGGCAGCTCCCCTCACCGCACGTGCAGGGGCGTTCCCGGCGCCCATCTGCGCCTCCGTTCGGCAGGCCCATACGACACGGGcttctggggcaagccagcatCGCCAGGTGGCGCGGCCCTTTCCCTGTACGTCGTCACCCTCACGGGGAGGCAGGACGGCATGGCAGCAGGAGAGCGGTGGACTCGGGACCCAGGAGGCCCGGGGTtcggatcccagctctgcctcctcctACGTGTCTGACCTGGGCAAGTGGCACGAccaccctgtgcctcagtttatcaGGAGAACGGGACACCAAGAACACCGCTCTCACGTGTGGCAGGAGAAAGAGCGAAAGCCCCAGGCACTCGGTACTGCTCTTTGCTGGATTCTGGCGCACATCCGTGGGGTGGGTGCCACCACTGGCAGAGCCAAGGCCAGACGCCAAGCCTGTCTGCCGCTGAACCCCCTGTCGTTTTCCCTCCGCCGCTCTGCCCCCCGCTATTCCCTCCCGGACTTTGAAATCCTGTCTCAGCAGGAAGTGCTGGTCCCCACCTGCCACACTGCCCAGGCCTCGTGGGAGGGTGACGCCCCCACGCAGCCCCGGCCAATCAGGGTGGACTCTTGCCAAACCAGATGCTACCGAGCTGGCGTTGCCTCAGTGACCAGGAATGTCCGCCTCACAAAGCCCACCCCAGGCTCGGCCTCGCATCTGGTCCCCATTACCCCCCCTCACCACACATGTGTCGTGCTTGCCCGGGAGGctggggggagcctgggaggaaatgccgagcagggagaggaggcccGACTCCTGCTGacg TGGGAAGAGCAAAGGTTGTGGACCCCTGTGACTTACTGCTGCGTGATCCTGGGAGGgtggcttcacctctctgagcatGTTTCCTCACCTACCCAACGGGGATGCAAACCTACTTTGTGGGGCTGGCTG GTGGCGGCAGTGAAGGCCCCGCTGCTGCGAACGAGTAacagcagccacagcagcagcCACGAACACCACTTCGTGAGCAAGGACTTCATTCCAAGGTCCTGTGCCAACTACTACCCCGCATGA
- the LOC122241542 gene encoding uncharacterized protein LOC122241542 isoform X3, which yields MGATAFRVGLPAPLRATVGGRLPACRTQRVTSPAAPLTARAGAFPAPICASVRQAHTTRASGASQHRQVARPFPCTSSPSRGGRTAWQQESGGLGTQEARGSDPSSASSYVSDLGKWHDHPVPQFIRRTGHQEHRSHVWQEKERKPQALGTALCWILAHIRGVGATTGRAKARRQACLPLNPLSFSLRRSAPRYSLPDFEILSQQEVLVPTCHTAQASWEGDAPTQPRPIRVDSCQTRCYRAGVASVTRNVRLTKPTPGSASHLVPITPPHHTCVVLAREAGGSLGGNAEQGEEARLLLTVAAVKAPLLRTSNSSHSSSHEHHFVSKDFIPRSCANYYPA from the exons ATGGGGGCCACGGCTTTCAGAGTggggctccctgcccctctcagGGCCACAGTGGGCGGCCGGCTGCCCGCCTGCAGGACCCAGAGGGTCACAAGCCCGGCAGCTCCCCTCACCGCACGTGCAGGGGCGTTCCCGGCGCCCATCTGCGCCTCCGTTCGGCAGGCCCATACGACACGGGcttctggggcaagccagcatCGCCAGGTGGCGCGGCCCTTTCCCTGTACGTCGTCACCCTCACGGGGAGGCAGGACGGCATGGCAGCAGGAGAGCGGTGGACTCGGGACCCAGGAGGCCCGGGGTtcggatcccagctctgcctcctcctACGTGTCTGACCTGGGCAAGTGGCACGAccaccctgtgcctcagtttatcaGGAGAACGGGACACCAAGAACACCGCTCTCACGTGTGGCAGGAGAAAGAGCGAAAGCCCCAGGCACTCGGTACTGCTCTTTGCTGGATTCTGGCGCACATCCGTGGGGTGGGTGCCACCACTGGCAGAGCCAAGGCCAGACGCCAAGCCTGTCTGCCGCTGAACCCCCTGTCGTTTTCCCTCCGCCGCTCTGCCCCCCGCTATTCCCTCCCGGACTTTGAAATCCTGTCTCAGCAGGAAGTGCTGGTCCCCACCTGCCACACTGCCCAGGCCTCGTGGGAGGGTGACGCCCCCACGCAGCCCCGGCCAATCAGGGTGGACTCTTGCCAAACCAGATGCTACCGAGCTGGCGTTGCCTCAGTGACCAGGAATGTCCGCCTCACAAAGCCCACCCCAGGCTCGGCCTCGCATCTGGTCCCCATTACCCCCCCTCACCACACATGTGTCGTGCTTGCCCGGGAGGctggggggagcctgggaggaaatgccgagcagggagaggaggcccGACTCCTGCTGacg GTGGCGGCAGTGAAGGCCCCGCTGCTGCGAACGAGTAacagcagccacagcagcagcCACGAACACCACTTCGTGAGCAAGGACTTCATTCCAAGGTCCTGTGCCAACTACTACCCCGCATGA